A genomic stretch from Acidobacteriota bacterium includes:
- a CDS encoding DUF1800 domain-containing protein: MSQALRSSTPGDRLPWRAAGWSEGQAAAHLLDRFAFGPRPGEVQAVREMGLERWLEQQLAADRRSPQLETRLARLDLWKLTEDELASTFPNPGQLLMQAVAEGVLDREQVEALRAGAEGAGAQGAGAQGVGGEGTGVDRRRARRQVMEWAREQGYRSQRELLQQLMAAKLYRAVYSENQLQEVLTDFWFNHFNVSLTDNQVRPYILAYERDALRPRSLGRFPRLLEATARHPAMLLYLDNARSAAEEGVRTTFAGGRRARAARRRVVGLNENYARELLELHTLGVDGGYSQRDVVEVARAFTGWTVVPSGSAGDRVRERLERARRARGLGFVVDGPFLFRADQHDAEAKTVLGRRLAPGRGIEDGEEVLDLLASHPSTARHLARKLAARFVTDEPPAPLVEQLAQVYRRSGGDAAEMVRALAYSPHFWSPEARRQKVKSPFELAVSALRVLDAEVGDPRGVVEWVRRMGQPLYAYQAPTGFPDRGDFWVNTGALLNRMSFGMDLAAGRVRGVDLGLEALLAGREPESLTAALEAYLPILLPERELEPMLELLEPMVRSSDLAARMDEARSQQSPGRDDEAGPLIDRETDALLFGSEGSGLLDRGRRGRAEPPPPTAEERVVGVILGSPEFQRR; the protein is encoded by the coding sequence ATGAGCCAGGCCTTGCGCAGCTCCACGCCCGGGGACCGTCTACCCTGGCGCGCCGCGGGTTGGAGCGAGGGCCAGGCTGCAGCGCATCTTCTGGACCGCTTCGCCTTCGGCCCGCGCCCCGGGGAAGTTCAGGCGGTGCGGGAGATGGGGCTGGAGCGCTGGTTGGAGCAGCAGCTGGCGGCGGATCGGCGGAGCCCGCAGCTGGAGACGCGGCTGGCTCGGCTGGACCTTTGGAAGCTCACCGAGGACGAGCTCGCCAGCACCTTCCCCAATCCGGGACAGCTGCTGATGCAGGCGGTGGCGGAGGGGGTGCTGGATCGGGAGCAGGTGGAGGCCCTCCGAGCCGGTGCAGAGGGAGCCGGTGCACAGGGAGCTGGTGCACAGGGCGTCGGGGGCGAAGGGACGGGCGTGGATCGTCGCCGCGCTCGGCGGCAGGTGATGGAATGGGCGCGGGAGCAGGGCTACCGTTCCCAGCGCGAGCTCCTCCAGCAGTTGATGGCGGCCAAGCTCTACCGCGCTGTCTACTCCGAGAATCAGCTCCAGGAAGTGCTCACGGACTTCTGGTTCAACCATTTCAACGTCTCCCTCACCGACAACCAAGTCCGCCCCTACATCCTGGCCTACGAGCGCGACGCACTACGGCCCCGGTCTCTGGGCCGATTCCCTCGTCTGCTGGAGGCCACCGCCCGCCACCCGGCGATGCTGCTATATCTGGACAACGCCCGCTCGGCGGCGGAGGAAGGGGTGCGCACCACCTTTGCTGGAGGCCGCCGCGCCCGGGCTGCTCGACGGCGGGTGGTGGGGCTCAACGAAAACTACGCCCGGGAGCTCCTCGAGCTCCACACCCTGGGCGTCGACGGTGGCTACAGCCAGCGGGATGTGGTGGAGGTGGCGAGAGCCTTCACCGGCTGGACGGTCGTGCCTTCCGGAAGCGCCGGAGATCGCGTGCGGGAGCGATTGGAGCGCGCCCGTCGAGCCCGGGGCCTGGGCTTCGTGGTGGACGGCCCCTTCCTCTTCCGGGCGGACCAGCACGATGCCGAGGCGAAGACGGTGCTGGGGCGGCGCCTGGCTCCAGGCCGCGGCATCGAGGACGGGGAAGAGGTGCTGGACCTGCTCGCCTCCCATCCCTCCACCGCTCGCCACCTGGCGCGCAAGCTGGCGGCCCGTTTCGTCACCGACGAGCCTCCGGCGCCGCTGGTGGAGCAGCTGGCGCAGGTCTATCGCCGCAGCGGTGGGGACGCGGCGGAGATGGTACGGGCGCTGGCCTATTCGCCGCATTTCTGGTCCCCAGAGGCGCGGCGGCAGAAGGTCAAGTCCCCCTTCGAGCTGGCGGTGTCCGCCCTACGGGTGCTGGACGCCGAGGTCGGCGATCCTCGCGGCGTCGTGGAGTGGGTGCGCCGCATGGGGCAACCCCTCTACGCCTATCAGGCTCCCACCGGCTTCCCGGACCGCGGCGACTTCTGGGTCAATACCGGTGCGCTGCTCAACCGCATGAGCTTCGGCATGGATCTGGCCGCAGGGCGGGTGCGCGGTGTGGACCTGGGGTTGGAAGCATTGCTCGCGGGCCGGGAGCCGGAGTCCCTGACCGCGGCCCTGGAGGCCTATCTGCCGATCCTCCTGCCGGAGCGGGAGCTAGAGCCCATGCTCGAGCTGTTGGAGCCCATGGTGCGCAGCTCGGACCTCGCCGCCCGCATGGACGAGGCACGGTCCCAGCAGAGCCCCGGAAGGGACGACGAGGCCGGTCCGCTGATCGACAGAGAGACCGATGCTCTGCTCTTCGGCTCAGAGGGGAGTGGTCTTTTGGATCGGGGTCGCCGGGGCCGAGCCGAGCCACCGCCGCCCACCGCCGAGGAGCGGGTGGTGGGGGTGATCCTCGGCTCGCCGGAGTTTCAGCGTCGCTGA